One genomic window of Grus americana isolate bGruAme1 chromosome 29, bGruAme1.mat, whole genome shotgun sequence includes the following:
- the LOC129197849 gene encoding LOW QUALITY PROTEIN: keratin-associated protein 10-4-like (The sequence of the model RefSeq protein was modified relative to this genomic sequence to represent the inferred CDS: inserted 1 base in 1 codon), whose amino-acid sequence MHCQNDCQLRQLCLPPPTILVRSFPVKKCTDPCGAVCNIQRLSPCGDPCYYARIPQGTTTYVNLGNLGVTQTARCVDPCCLGVTTCVPPCCEEVTKCTTTRADPCCCKVTECTTRCEDSCCEEVTKCTTTCVDPCCKEVTKCTTTCVDPCCDRVTKCTTTCVDPCCKEVTKCTTRCVDPCCKEVTKCTTTCVDPCCSEVSKCTTTCVDPCCKEVTKCTTRCVDPCCGPVTRCATTCVDPCCSKVTKCTTTCMDPCCGEVTKCTTRCIDPCCGGVTRCTTKCVDPCCDRVTKCTTRCIDPCCGRVTKCTTRCVDPCCGRVTKCITRCMDPCCSEVTKCTTRCVDPCCDRVTKCTTTCVDPCCKEVTKCTTTCMDPCCGGVSECTTTCVDPCCKEVTKCTTTCVDPCCGGVSECTTTCVDPCCKEVTKCTTTCVDPCCGGVSECTTTCVDPCCKEVTKCTTTCVDPCCDRVTKCTTTCVDPCCGGVQAVTKCVDSCPTTCVTQATPPXHGCMHLSLWSGLLHHMCRCLLS is encoded by the exons ATGCATTGCCAAAATGATTGCCAACTGAGACAGCTCTGCCTTCCACCTCCCACCATCTTGGTGAGGAGTTTTCCCGTGAAAAAATGTACGGATCCCTGTGGTGCTGTCTGTAACATCCAGCGCTTGTCTCCGTGTGGGGATCCCTGCTACTATGCTAGGATTCCTCAGGGCACCACCACTTACGTGAACCTGGGTAATCTTGGTGTGACACAGACTGCCAGGTGCGTGGATCCATGCTGCCTCGGAGTCACCACGTGTGTACCTCCGTGCTGTGAGGAAGTGACCAAGTGCACAACCACACGTGCAGACCCATGCTGCTGCAAAGTGACTGAGTGCACCACCAGATGTGAAGATTCGTGCTGTGAGGAAGTGACCAAGTGCACCACTAC ATGTGTGGATCCATGCTGCAAGGAAGTGACCAAGTGCACCACCACGTGCGTGGATCCCTGCTGTGACAGAGTGACCAAGTGCACCACCACGTGTGTGGACCCCTGCTGCAAGGAAGTAACCAAGTGCACCACCAGATGTGTGGATCCATGCTGCAAGGAAGTGACGAAGTGCACCACCACGTGCGTGGATCCCTGCTGTAGTGAGGTGTCTAAGTGCACCACCACGTGTGTGGACCCCTGCTGCAAGGAAGTGACCAAGTGCACCACCAGATGTGTGGATCCCTGCTGTGGACCTGTGACCAGATGTGCCACCACATGTGTGGATCCCTGCTGCAGCAAAGTGACCAAATGCACCACAACATGCATGGATCCGTGTTGTGGGGAAGTGACCAAATGCACCACAAGGTGTATAGATCCATGCTGTGGAGGTGTCACCAGATGCACCACTAAATGTGTGGATCCCTGCTGTGACAGAGTGACCAAGTGCACCACCAGGTGCATAGATCCATGCTGTGGCAGAGTGACCAAGTGCACCACCAG GTGTGTGGATCCCTGCTGTGGTAGAGTGACCAAGTGTATCACCAGATGCATGGATCCCTGCTGTAGTGAGGTGACCAAGTGCACCACCAGATGCGTGGATCCCTGCTGTGACAGAGTGACCAAGTGCACTACCACATGTGTGGATCCGTGCTGCAAGGAAGTGACCAAGTGCACCACCACGTGCATGGATCCCTGCTGTGGAGGTGTGAGTGAATGCACCACCACGTGTGTGGATCCGTGCTGCAAGGAAGTGACCAAGTGCACCACCACGTGCGTGGATCCCTGCTGTGGAGGTGTGAGTGAATGCACCACCACGTGTGTGGACCCCTGCTGCAAGGAAGTGACCAAGTGCACCACCACGTGTGTGGATCCATGCTGTGGAGGTGTGAGTGAGTGCACCACCACGTGTGTGGATCCGTGCTGCAAGGAAGTGACCAAGTGCACCACCACGTGTGTGGATCCCTGCTGCGACAGAGTGACCAAGTGCACCACCACATGCGTGGATCCCTGCTGTGGGGGTGTTCAGGCTGTTACGAAGTGCGTGGATTCCTGTCCCACCACCTGCGTCACACAAGCCACACCCC TGCATGGGTGTATGCACCTCTCCCTGTGGTCGGGTCTACTCCATCACATGTGCAGATGTCTGCTGTCGTAA
- the LOC129197871 gene encoding keratin-associated protein 9-1-like: protein MLTPVHLTSPSLTCIGELLHQHLRRMSCYEQCKQPCLPPPICVQKCAKCVEPCKTVCVEPCGSVCVKPCEVCPTPCATQCTTSCATQCVEPCATQCTTSCTTQCVEPCSTQCVEVCPPKCIDVCIKPCATQCATQCTTQCVEPCVTECCTKCVEPCPPPCVEVCATKCVDSCETVCLEPCSTGCSHQC, encoded by the exons ATGCTCACACCAGTTCATTTGACTTCTCCCTCGCTCACTTGCATTGGTGAACTG CTTCATCAGCACCTCAGAAGGATGTCTTGCTACGAGCAGTGCaaacagccctgcctgcctcctcccaTCTGCGTGCAGAAATGCGCCAAGTGCGTGGAGCCCTGCAAGACGGTCTGCGTGGAGCCCTGCGGCAGCGTCTGCGTGAAGCCCTGCGAGGTCTGCCCGACGCCCTGCGCCACCCAGTGCACCACGTCCTGCGCCACCCAGTGCGTGGAGCCTTGTGCCACCCAGTGCACCACGTCCTGCACCACCCAGTGCGTggagccctgcagcacccagtgCGTGGAGGTCTGCCCCCCTAAGTGCATCGACGTCTGCATAAAGCCATGCGCCACTCAGTGCGCGACCCAGTGCACCACCCAGTGCGTGGAGCCCTGCGTCACCGAGTGCTGCACCAAGTGCGTGGAGCCCTGCCCACCCCCATGCGTGGAGGTGTGTGCCACCAAGTGCGTTGATTCGTGCGAGACGGTGTGCCTGGAGCCATGCAGCACGGGATGCTCTCACCAATGCTGA
- the LOC129197514 gene encoding keratinocyte proline-rich protein-like, with the protein MSLNQMQIKQEITLPPGLSKTISNQSQEPVPCTDPVPCPQQQPEVQVPTPCPEPVPVVVVSEKTVPLPTPVVEPGKGETPAVVIPECPPQEQQQQQQCKLPPTFPPVSCPEPVPCPEEKSACKELPVPAPVSCSEPTPCVLEKQECKEIPVTVPVTCPEAVACSQEKQQCKEIPVPIPVPCPEPVPCPQEKQECKEIPVPTPCPPEKQECKETPIPIPVPCSEPTPCAQEKQQCKEAPVPIPVPCPEPAPCPQEKQECKEIPVPIPVPCPEPVPCPQEKQECKEIPVPTPCPPEKQECKETPVPIPAPCPEPEKCSLPEKCPPIEQQQVKQPNQWPPMQK; encoded by the coding sequence atgTCTTTGAATCAGATGCAAATCAAGCAGGAAATCACCCTCCCACCTGGCCTGAGCAAAACGATTTCAAATCAAAGCCAAGAGCCTGTGCCGTGCACTGACCCAGTCCCATGTCCGCAGCAGCAACCTGAAGTCCAAGTCCCAACACCTTGCCCAGAACCAGTTCCAGTAGTGGTGGTATCAGAAAAAACAGTGCCATTGCCAACACCGGTGGTGGAACCAGGCAAAGGAGAAACACCAGCGGTTGTAATACCCGAGTGTCcaccccaggagcagcagcagcaacaacaatgcAAGCTACCACCAACTTTCCCACCTGTGTCATGCCCTGAGCCTGTTCCATGCCCCGAAGAGAAATCAGCATGCAAAGAGCTGCCTGTGCCAGCCCCTGTTTCCTGCTCTGAACCAACTCCATGTGTGCTGGAGAAGCAGGAGTGCAAGGAAATCCCCGTGACAGTTCCTGTTACCTGCCCAGAGGCTGTAGCATGTTcccaagagaagcagcaatgcaAGGAGATCCCTGTGCCAATCCCTGTTCCATGCCCTGAACCCGTACCATGTCCCCAGGAGAAGCAGGAGTGCAAGGAGATCCCTGTGCCCACCCCGTGCCCTCCAGAGAAGCAGGAGTGCAAGGAGACCCCCATACCAATCCCAGTTCCATGCTCTGAACCCACACCATGTGcccaagaaaagcagcaatgcaAGGAAGCCCCTGTGCCAATCCCTGTTCCATGCCCTGAACCTGCACCGTGTCCCCAGGAGAAGCAGGAGTGCAAGGAGATCCCTGTGCCAATCCCTGTTCCGTGCCCTGAACCTGTACCATGTCCCCAGGAGAAGCAGGAGTGCAAGGAGATCCCTGTGCCCACCCCGTGCCCTCCAGAGAAGCAGGAGTGCAAGGAGACCCCCGTGCCaatccctgctccctgccctgagCCAGAGAAGTGCTCCCTTCCAGAGAAGTGTCCTCCCATCGAGCAGCAGCAGGTGAAGCAGCCCAACCAGTGGCCACCGATGCAGAAGTAA